The Cherax quadricarinatus isolate ZL_2023a chromosome 67, ASM3850222v1, whole genome shotgun sequence genome contains the following window.
tgaatgacttgactgacttactgaatgacttgactgacttactgaatgacttgactgacttactgaatgactcaactgacttactgagtgacttgactgacttactgagtgacttgactgactgacttgagtgactgagtgacttgactgttactgagtgacttgacttactaaatgacttgactgatttactgagtgactggactgacttactgagtgacttgactggctgactaaatgacttgactgggggactgaatgacttgactgacttactgaatgccttgactgactgaatgacttaaagttagacactccagtacaaccatcaacttcagtaccagaacctctatcatccacctcagcccagtaggaccacagcacaactctccactctcttcacaatcatccacaaacaccagcatccacaatttaaggtaagaaatactattatttatgttacatttgtagtcttaagtagtaaaaacaacataatacatcacaacaatgaactaaaactacattttcacttttatttttgtaagatgtggaggcctaaaaaaaagttgtttgactttttgggggatcccaggaacgtaaccctatttttcacctaagttcttcagttcatctaacacgcttttacctaacacatcattttcaggaacgtaacaaCCATGCTAAatgatctttctttcaacacaccagccgtatcccaccgaggtggggtggcccaaaaggaaaaacaaaagtttctcctttcatatttagtaatatatacaggagaaggggttactagccccttgctcctggcattttagtcgcctcttacaacacgcatagcttacggaggaagaattatgttccacttccccatggagataagaggaaataaacaagaacaagagctagtaagaaaatagaagaaaacccagaggggtgtgtatacatatgcttgtacatgtatgtgtagtgtgacctaagtataagcagaagtagcaagacgtacctgaaaccttgcatgtttatgagacagaaaaaacaccagcaatcctaccatcgtgtaaaacaattacaggcttacgttttacactcacttggcaggacggtagtacctccctgggcggttgctgtctaccaacctactacctaggatgctaaatgatggtctactgtaataaacagaatagaggaaatcaactctaatatTCATTATTTTGGTATGCATACTGGCCAGAGAGCCTATCGTACGTCCGAGTTGTCGGTAAATGattacgtcgctaagtgaggagaggctgtatactaaaaattttataaatggtacaaaggtgacattaaaacaatatcaaagatggatgacacaagcccaccaccattatagtatgctccttgcttaatgatgaatttgtttaccgacgtggtcttaggaatggaactccatcgttaagtgaggagaggcggTACAAACATAAATGCCATGCAAAAATACACCGTAAAGTCAGTTGCAAACCAAAAACAAGGTTGCAGTTTTTTTCACAATGaactgtgttgcaggatttttttttttactgtgcacAACAACAATGAAGACCcattctcacatgtaggcctaccagctttctcccacaagaTTTGAAGCCTCTAAAATTTtgccattagctctcctctgaCAGGTAAGAAGTGGTTAACCTGTTTGGTGTTGGTGCCGTAAtattatggctttgaagccagtgtcggtcccgtaatactacaccaaaattctagcggcttcaaatcttgtgggagaaagctggtaggcctacatatgggagaaagctggtaggcctacatatgggAGAAAGCTGGTTGGCCTACAtatgggagaaagctggtaggcctacatatgggAGAAAACTGGATGGCCTACAtatgggagaaagctggtaggcctacataggagagaaagctggtaggtctacatatgagagaattggtctgcatggtcagtgtgtgcagtataaaaacaaATCCTGAGcaagcagtgcatgagaaaaaaaaactgagaccatgtttttggtttaacccagcaactttgcagtgtattttcatatggtattcattttcttggtctcgcttgatagaatggaagatatactacagaaatagaggtaattttgaatggtttaccaACTAAAAGCAGCTTGaagttgagctcaaagtagcgaaaatgttcgatttttgccaatgttcaagaataTACAAATCAcgtcacacgtccaatacacatcaactggtgggtcttaTATGCATTTatgaatgcactgatattatttatacaattatgcagtagtctgaataacgGTAAATcatctttttttgtgtgtgaataaaaattcaaaataaaaagctagcgtaatataagaggggtcaggagatgtgactaatgaacagagaaaatgttattttagtaccaggaatgtctgccttatttattctggaccctattttgaaactggcttTTCTTGAATTTTgggtgaaattgaccaaattagtAATTTCTGATCATTATTtgtgtagttgaaataggtaaatgagtagtttcttgtactcaatcgatagaataaaagttctagcaaaatagctatgagtttggtcaggTGGAACAAAGGAATTGACCCAAAATGGCATAAATATTGCCGAGACAGTTAACTTCACGAGAGCGAAATTccctaagtttttcatcaaatttcgaacttctggtttcattaccttcggaaaaaaattctctatcatttcataaaaatatttttgttttaaattcttcgacactaTGAGCAAGTTTATGACCAGGGGTCTCGACACTCAAAGgcttaaattttcatttactgtacagtatttcagttaaattttcatttagtattcatttttacaATTTCCCTATgctgtataattttatatattgttttatgtagtagtaggttattattaataaattattatattgtcatttttgtctggaatggattaattctatttacattattctttatgggaaaaattggtTTGGTTGTTGAACTGATATccggaatgaattaagttcgatgtgtgcgtgtgtgtgttttagtgaaTAAGATAAAAAATTAAATTAACCTGCACATACTATGCTTACTTTCACATAAAGAAGCTTAAtgagagaactgactgtataactacataaatataataaacaaAATTTTTATAAAGGCTAATTCTAAATACCATCCAATATAAACATACTTTCTCTTCATtaacaactaaaaaaaaaaaatgtactagAAACCTCAGAACATGATTACTTTCTCTCAATAAACATTTTCCATTTCTTCGACCAGAGATCCAGGACGAGGTCTAAATTAATGTCCTCCATTGGAGGACCTTCCAGTGCAATTAAAGAGAGTGAAGGTAAGAGCCTCTTCTCCACTGTGTCAGTGGAAAGCATCTCTAAGACTGCCAAGTTGAACATGTACTGTTCGGTGCAAGCACGCAGAAATGGCACGACTTTAATCTTCTGGTACAAGTGGAACAGTTGTGGGAAATCTTTGCACAATTTGGGGTCAATGGAAAAATTGTTCAAGAGTTCAATTATATTGCAATCCCGGTGTTTGGACAATCTTGTGTGAAGCTCTTGCAAGCTCATgaaacactgcatagctccttcCGTAAATTGAATATTTAAATGCTTTAAAATCTGTTCAatatcatttacatttattctgcTTAACTTTCTGATGAAGATATTTGCAAATTTTTGTTCGGGAGtaagtaaagagatgatgacatgAGAGAGATATACGTCCAGCAGGGACAAGACTGCATACTCATCAGGATCACAATTTTTCACTGACTTCAGTTtcttacacacactacatctGAAGTCCTTGATCAGTTCAAACAGGTGAAAGTATGAACATTCTTTACTAAACACTTCTTGCAGTTTAAGAAGAAGTGACACACAATTTTGCAGTGACTCACTCTTCCGCAATTCCAACTTGCTTATACTAAGAGCGTCCAAACATCCAGTTTTTATGTAAATGTCATTGCAAATTGCTTTAAGCTTACCAACATTCCCCATAAAAAATTTAATAACTCTCTTGTTCAATAAACAGGCATGACTAAATGGTTCCTCAAACTGAGCTATCTCAGCTGTTTCAGGGAAGTTATTCAGCCTGGGATGTGAAgacttgcagagtcgagttaaagCCTCGAGATGAGTAAAGGTATCTTTAAATAGATCCATTTTCTGCAGCCAATTCATCAGTTGACTGAGAGGTGGATAACGCACCGgcaactgtgatactgtgatgaaGGGTGAAGGTCTCTCTGTGCTGCTGGGGAAGAGCCTAAACAAAATCATCTTCGTTGTGTCAACTTTCTTCTTCTGAAGATAACTTGTAATTGTCATGCCTTCAACTGAACAGAATATTTTGGAACACAAAAAGTGTTCGACTGGTTCACCTTTTTGGTTTAGCCATCGGAGGATAGCAAAATCCTTACCTTCTACAGCAATTATGCTGAAGAATGGACTATTTGTGAGAGATTCAATGAGATTTATTTCTAAGCACTCAGCAATGTGTTTAATCATGTAGGACGTAAAGTACTCTTTCTGTGGGGACACTCGCGGTCCAGGAAATATTCCACCACAGAGGTTGACAACGGAGCTTATGATATCATCAAGTCCTTTATACAAgtttttctttaaagtaggataaaTAGTTTTGAAGAAAGTTATGATAAGGGATGTCTTGAAGGCCAT
Protein-coding sequences here:
- the LOC128699575 gene encoding uncharacterized protein (The sequence of the model RefSeq protein was modified relative to this genomic sequence to represent the inferred CDS: added 139 bases not found in genome assembly), with the translated sequence MVIPIITEVTSLAAMSRKLGSISNDQSEISELFQNNDNDSSIVMNVMSSDNWTLNEPQCSDTSVLPQLIHSETTFPRLWSSGKGKPGRSFQDNLCTVSSKTTPTPVAPSSSTNNTVNNNSVIPINTSKGAAAVLPNSVSSSVPNVSSCIQTWQRVFSWMVYRESDHSFTCRICDWGAVQLTSEVVFALTDPTEVYLVAGNLRSHQETRSHKMMAFKTSLIITFFKTIYPTLKKNLYKGLDDIISSVVNLCGGIFPGPRVSPQKEYFTSYMIKHIAECLEINLIESLTNSPFFSIIAVEGKDFAILRWLNQKGEPVEHFLCSKIFCSVEGMTITSYLQKKKVDTTKMILFRLFPSSTERPSPFITVSQLPVRYPPLSQLMNWLQKMDLFKDTFTHLEALTRLCKSSHPRLNNFPETAEIAQFEEPFSHACLLNKRVIKFFMGNVGKLKAICNDIYIKTGCLDALSISKLELRKSESLQNCVSLLLKLQEVFSKECSYFHLFELIKDFRCSVCKKLKSVKNCDPDEYAVLSLLDVYLSHVIISLLTPEQKFANIFIRKLSRINVNDIEQILKHLNIQFTEGAMQCFMSLQELHTRLSKHRDCNIIELLNNFSIDPKLCKDFPQLFHLYQKIKVVPFLRACTEQYMFNLAVLEMLSTDTVEKRLLPSLSLIALEGPPMEDINLDLVLDLWSKKWKMFIERK